Proteins from one Deinococcus radiopugnans ATCC 19172 genomic window:
- a CDS encoding SPFH domain-containing protein produces MGPLIVIVVLVLLVLITLLAGVKSVPQGYEWTQERFGKYQRSLKPGLNLIIPYIDKIGRRVNMMEQVLDVPSQEVITQDNALITVDGVVFYQVLDSAKASYEVRHLEQATLNLTMTNIRTVMGGMTLDDLLSNRDSINARLLAVVDEATEPWGVKVTRIEVKDIKPPADLVASMGRQMKAEREKRANILDAEGFRQAAILKAEGEKQAEILSAEGRRQAAFLNAEAREREAAAEAEATRMVSEAIASGNAQAINYFIAQRYVDALKDIATAPNQKTLILPIEATSILGSLQGIAEVAKEAFGGTKR; encoded by the coding sequence ATGGGCCCACTCATCGTGATCGTCGTTCTCGTTTTACTGGTGCTGATTACCCTGCTGGCCGGGGTCAAGAGCGTGCCGCAAGGCTACGAATGGACGCAGGAACGCTTCGGCAAGTACCAGCGCAGCCTCAAGCCGGGTCTGAACCTGATCATTCCTTATATCGACAAGATCGGCCGCCGGGTCAACATGATGGAACAGGTGCTGGACGTGCCCAGTCAGGAAGTCATCACCCAGGACAACGCCCTGATCACCGTGGACGGCGTGGTGTTCTATCAGGTGCTGGATTCGGCCAAGGCCAGCTATGAGGTGCGCCATCTGGAACAGGCCACGCTCAACCTGACCATGACCAACATCCGCACCGTGATGGGCGGCATGACGCTGGACGACCTGCTGAGCAACCGCGACTCCATCAATGCCCGCCTGCTGGCGGTGGTGGACGAGGCCACCGAGCCGTGGGGGGTCAAGGTCACGCGCATCGAGGTCAAGGACATCAAGCCGCCCGCCGATCTGGTGGCCTCGATGGGCCGTCAGATGAAGGCCGAGCGTGAGAAGCGCGCCAACATTCTGGACGCCGAGGGTTTCCGCCAGGCCGCCATCCTGAAGGCCGAGGGCGAGAAGCAGGCCGAGATCCTGAGCGCTGAGGGCCGCCGCCAGGCCGCCTTCCTGAACGCTGAGGCCCGCGAGCGTGAGGCCGCCGCCGAGGCCGAGGCCACCCGCATGGTCAGCGAGGCGATTGCGTCGGGCAACGCGCAGGCCATCAACTACTTTATCGCGCAGCGCTACGTGGACGCCCTCAAGGACATCGCCACCGCCCCCAACCAGAAGACCCTGATTCTGCCCATCGAGGCCACCAGCATCCTGGGCAGCCTGCAGGGCATCGCGGAGGTGGCGAAAGAAGCCTTCGGCGGGACCAAGAGGTAG
- a CDS encoding SMP-30/gluconolactonase/LRE family protein, producing MKKLLTAAALTVTLAACGVLGLPPGGVTSYTLPGTAVFPEGIAHLNGSKTFYVGSTTDGTIFRGTLGQKDTEVFFPPVAERPTAVGMKVDAQNRLYVAGGGSGKVFVYDTVGKTLLKTLTTPAASATFLNDITLTPDAAYITDSQRPILFRVSRSETSLGEIENWLDFTGTALEYQSGFNLNGIASTPDGQYLIVVQSNTGKLFRITVADKSVAEISLNGGATVKNGDGILLDGQTLYVVRNQDVIIVPVTLSADFSTGILGTPFSDDSLRYPTTIAQEGKRLLVVNAQFDKRGKPGVTPELPFTVSDIAIK from the coding sequence ATGAAAAAATTGCTGACCGCCGCCGCCCTGACTGTGACCCTCGCCGCCTGTGGTGTGCTCGGCCTGCCGCCGGGCGGCGTGACCAGTTACACCCTTCCTGGCACTGCCGTGTTCCCAGAAGGGATCGCCCACCTGAACGGCAGCAAGACTTTCTACGTGGGCAGCACCACCGACGGCACCATCTTCCGGGGCACACTGGGCCAGAAGGACACCGAGGTCTTCTTTCCCCCCGTCGCCGAACGGCCCACCGCCGTGGGCATGAAGGTGGACGCGCAGAACCGCCTGTACGTTGCGGGTGGCGGCAGCGGCAAGGTATTCGTCTACGACACCGTGGGCAAAACGCTGCTCAAGACCCTGACCACGCCAGCCGCCAGCGCCACCTTCCTCAACGACATCACGCTGACTCCGGATGCCGCGTACATTACCGATTCGCAGCGTCCAATCCTGTTCCGCGTCAGCCGCAGTGAGACCAGTCTGGGCGAGATCGAGAACTGGCTGGACTTCACCGGCACGGCGCTGGAATACCAGTCGGGCTTCAACCTGAACGGCATCGCCTCCACGCCGGACGGCCAGTACCTGATCGTGGTGCAGAGCAACACCGGCAAGCTGTTCCGCATCACGGTGGCCGACAAGTCCGTGGCGGAGATCAGTCTCAACGGCGGCGCCACCGTCAAGAACGGCGACGGCATTCTGCTGGACGGCCAGACACTGTATGTGGTGCGCAACCAGGACGTGATTATCGTGCCCGTCACCCTGTCGGCCGACTTCAGCACGGGCATCCTGGGCACGCCCTTCAGCGACGACAGCCTGCGTTACCCCACCACCATCGCGCAGGAGGGCAAGCGCCTGCTGGTGGTCAATGCCCAGTTCGACAAGCGCGGCAAGCCGGGGGTCACGCCGGAACTGCCGTTCACCGTCTCGGATATCGCCATCAAGTAA
- a CDS encoding bifunctional metallophosphatase/5'-nucleotidase produces the protein MKRNLFLIGAALTLSSCSMMSKPADPVTVTVVGLNDFHGNLEASNFSGVMVPDPKDPTKQIRLLAGGIETIGGYLDQERAKNPNLVFVGAGDVIGASPITSSLLRDEPTTIAMSKLGMKFSSLGNHEFDQGTKELLRMQNGGCDSNDTAKACKFENPYPGATFKWLGANVVDKTTGEPVFAPYGVEEIGGAKIGFIGADLKDAPSIVNPAGITTLNFLDEASSINKYVPELKKMNVDAIIVLIHQGGMSKDGFAAPACGNLTGPIVDIVNKLDPAINAVISGHTHQGYNCVVKGIPVIQGDYYGHLLQRLDLTLDKANHKVLAISAANVVMDTRTLPKDAAMTDILTRAKTLTDAVKATPVGTIGATTISRTNNAAGESALGDLIADSQLAATADQGAVIAFMNPGGIRADLIASAANNTATFGDLFTVQPFGNTMVVMDLTGAQIKTLLEQQFDNPEAGSSRILQVSKGFAYSYDSTAPKGSRVDAASIKLNGETLDPAKTYRVTMNAFLSTGGDNFLVFKDGTNVLQLPNLPDVDAFVAYVKANPGVAGGAQDRIIKTK, from the coding sequence ATGAAAAGAAATCTCTTCCTGATCGGCGCAGCCCTGACCCTGTCCTCGTGCAGCATGATGTCCAAACCCGCAGACCCGGTGACGGTCACGGTGGTGGGCCTCAATGACTTTCACGGCAATCTGGAGGCCAGCAACTTTTCCGGCGTGATGGTGCCCGATCCCAAGGACCCCACCAAGCAGATCCGGCTGCTGGCGGGCGGCATCGAGACCATCGGCGGGTATCTGGATCAGGAGCGGGCCAAGAACCCCAATCTGGTGTTCGTGGGCGCGGGCGACGTGATCGGCGCGTCGCCTATCACCAGCAGCCTGCTGCGTGACGAACCCACCACGATTGCCATGAGCAAGCTGGGGATGAAATTCAGCTCGCTGGGCAACCACGAGTTCGATCAGGGCACCAAGGAACTGCTGCGCATGCAGAACGGCGGCTGCGACAGCAACGACACGGCCAAGGCCTGCAAGTTCGAGAACCCCTATCCCGGCGCGACCTTCAAGTGGCTGGGCGCGAACGTGGTGGACAAGACCACCGGTGAACCCGTGTTCGCCCCCTACGGCGTGGAGGAAATCGGCGGCGCCAAGATCGGCTTTATCGGCGCGGACCTCAAGGATGCCCCCAGCATCGTCAATCCGGCGGGCATCACGACGCTGAATTTCCTGGATGAGGCGTCCTCGATCAACAAGTACGTGCCCGAACTCAAGAAGATGAACGTGGACGCCATCATCGTGCTGATCCACCAGGGCGGCATGTCCAAGGACGGCTTCGCGGCCCCCGCCTGTGGCAACCTGACCGGTCCCATCGTGGACATCGTCAACAAGCTCGATCCGGCCATCAACGCGGTGATCAGCGGCCACACCCACCAGGGCTACAACTGCGTGGTCAAGGGCATCCCGGTCATTCAGGGCGACTACTACGGCCACCTGCTGCAGCGCCTGGACCTGACCCTGGACAAGGCCAACCACAAGGTGCTGGCGATCAGCGCCGCCAACGTGGTGATGGACACCCGCACGCTGCCCAAGGACGCGGCCATGACCGACATCCTGACCCGTGCCAAGACGCTGACCGACGCCGTCAAGGCGACCCCGGTGGGCACCATTGGCGCGACCACCATCAGCCGCACCAACAACGCGGCGGGCGAAAGCGCGCTGGGCGACCTGATCGCCGACTCGCAGCTGGCCGCCACCGCGGATCAGGGGGCCGTGATCGCCTTCATGAACCCCGGCGGCATCCGCGCGGACCTGATTGCCAGCGCGGCGAACAACACCGCCACCTTCGGCGACCTGTTCACCGTGCAGCCCTTCGGCAACACCATGGTGGTTATGGACCTGACCGGCGCGCAGATCAAGACCCTGCTCGAGCAGCAGTTCGACAACCCCGAAGCGGGCAGTAGCCGCATTCTGCAGGTCAGCAAGGGCTTTGCCTACAGCTACGACTCCACCGCGCCCAAGGGCAGCCGGGTGGACGCCGCCAGCATCAAGCTGAACGGCGAGACGCTGGACCCCGCCAAGACCTACCGCGTGACCATGAACGCCTTCCTGTCCACCGGCGGCGACAACTTCCTGGTCTTCAAGGACGGCACCAACGTGCTGCAACTGCCCAACCTGCCCGACGTCGATGCCTTCGTGGCCTACGTCAAGGCCAACCCCGGCGTGGCGGGCGGCGCGCAGGACCGCATCATCAAGACGAAGTAA
- the rplM gene encoding 50S ribosomal protein L13: MKTFVPKNDEQNWIVVDATDIPLGRLATVVASRIRGKHRPDFTPNIMNGDFVIVVNASKIALTGGKLDGKVYTRYSGYQGGLKTETARQGLAKHPDRVIEHAVFGMLPKGRQGRSMHNRLKVYAGERHPHVAQNPQKLDITNTARTKNNEVK; encoded by the coding sequence GTGAAAACCTTTGTTCCTAAAAATGACGAGCAGAACTGGATCGTGGTGGACGCCACCGACATCCCGCTGGGCCGACTGGCCACCGTCGTGGCGAGCCGGATCCGTGGCAAGCACCGCCCCGACTTCACCCCCAACATCATGAACGGCGACTTCGTGATCGTGGTCAACGCCTCCAAGATCGCGCTGACCGGCGGCAAGCTCGACGGCAAGGTCTACACCCGCTACAGCGGCTACCAGGGCGGCCTCAAGACCGAAACCGCCCGTCAGGGTCTGGCCAAGCACCCCGACCGCGTGATCGAGCACGCCGTCTTCGGCATGCTGCCCAAGGGCCGTCAGGGCCGTTCCATGCACAACCGCCTGAAGGTCTACGCCGGCGAGCGTCACCCGCACGTCGCGCAGAACCCGCAGAAGCTGGACATCACCAACACCGCCCGCACCAAAAATAACGAGGTCAAATAA
- a CDS encoding FKBP-type peptidyl-prolyl cis-trans isomerase produces MNTAPDQIAQDKVVDLDYKLTVNGEVVDQSEPGEPLTYLHGHSNIIPGLEKALEGKLVGDAFQEIIQPEDGYGERDEANTEELAREDFEDDIEIGETYYAQAEDGSVIPFTVMEVNGDTVKVDFNPPLAGMVLTFDVKVVGVRDATAEELEHGHAHTPDMHEHE; encoded by the coding sequence ATGAATACTGCACCAGATCAAATTGCCCAGGACAAGGTCGTTGACCTCGATTACAAGCTGACCGTGAACGGCGAAGTGGTGGACCAGAGCGAGCCTGGCGAGCCGCTGACGTACCTGCACGGCCACAGCAACATCATTCCTGGCCTGGAAAAGGCGCTGGAAGGCAAGCTGGTCGGCGACGCGTTTCAGGAGATCATCCAGCCGGAAGACGGGTACGGCGAGCGTGACGAGGCCAACACCGAGGAACTGGCCCGTGAAGATTTCGAGGACGACATCGAGATCGGCGAGACGTATTACGCACAGGCCGAGGACGGCAGCGTCATTCCCTTCACCGTGATGGAAGTCAACGGCGACACCGTGAAGGTGGACTTCAACCCCCCGCTGGCGGGCATGGTGCTGACCTTCGATGTCAAGGTGGTCGGCGTGCGCGACGCCACCGCCGAGGAACTGGAGCACGGCCACGCCCACACCCCGGACATGCACGAGCACGAGTAA
- a CDS encoding PsbP-related protein, protein MTRFAPSLPLLALTLLALPVLPSALAQTAPAAAPAPATAPAGERAIEAITVTSTQGYSIKVPGGWTPLKNVPGADVAFVNQTVGQLRPTVTVVVQDIPADLKATLADVRDLNASKMPSVVPNLKMLGEKTIRVSGQNAILWSYTGDGDGGKVRWTQVLTLKNNRLYTVTLVTPTGTPQELLDSGRGIIDSFALTNK, encoded by the coding sequence ATGACGCGTTTTGCTCCATCCCTTCCCCTGCTGGCTCTCACGCTGCTGGCTCTGCCCGTCCTGCCTTCCGCACTGGCCCAGACCGCCCCTGCCGCTGCGCCGGCTCCTGCCACCGCCCCTGCGGGCGAGCGGGCCATCGAGGCCATCACCGTGACCAGCACCCAGGGCTACAGCATCAAGGTGCCGGGCGGCTGGACCCCGCTGAAGAACGTGCCGGGCGCCGACGTGGCCTTCGTCAACCAGACCGTGGGACAGCTGCGGCCCACCGTGACCGTGGTCGTTCAGGACATCCCGGCGGATCTGAAGGCCACGCTGGCCGATGTGCGTGATCTGAACGCCAGCAAAATGCCCAGCGTGGTGCCCAACCTGAAAATGCTGGGCGAGAAGACCATCCGGGTCAGCGGCCAGAACGCCATTCTGTGGAGCTACACCGGCGACGGCGACGGCGGCAAGGTGCGCTGGACCCAGGTGCTGACCCTGAAGAACAATCGCCTGTACACCGTGACCCTGGTGACACCCACCGGCACGCCCCAGGAATTGCTGGACAGCGGGCGCGGCATCATCGACAGTTTCGCGCTGACGAACAAGTAG
- the rpsI gene encoding 30S ribosomal protein S9 has product MAIQQPEQFYGTGRRKTAVARVFLRPGEGKIMVNGKEFQSYFRGLLRAVHALQAFRETGTAGRYDALITVTGGGPSGQADAIKMGIARALLKVNPDFRAQMKPFGLLTRDSREVERKKYGLKKARRAPQFSKR; this is encoded by the coding sequence ATGGCGATTCAGCAACCCGAACAGTTCTACGGCACGGGCCGCCGCAAGACCGCCGTGGCCCGCGTGTTCCTGCGCCCCGGCGAAGGCAAGATCATGGTCAACGGCAAGGAGTTCCAGAGCTACTTCCGTGGCCTGCTGCGCGCCGTGCACGCCCTGCAAGCCTTCCGTGAGACCGGCACCGCCGGCCGCTACGACGCGCTGATCACCGTGACCGGCGGCGGCCCCAGCGGTCAGGCCGACGCCATCAAGATGGGCATTGCCCGCGCGCTGCTGAAGGTCAACCCCGACTTCCGCGCCCAGATGAAGCCCTTCGGTCTGCTGACCCGCGACTCGCGTGAAGTCGAGCGCAAGAAGTACGGTCTCAAGAAGGCCCGCCGCGCGCCTCAGTTCAGCAAGCGCTGA
- the aspS gene encoding aspartate--tRNA(Asn) ligase — MTTETQPATPPTPAQKLPRTLTRDLSQHDGQTVRLQGFVHARRDLGGVQFVVLRDVSGVTQCVGSGLTLPLPESSVEVVGTVKAHPKAPGGYEVQIEDFRVISAAVEAPPLEIPKMEWNVNPETMLDYRYVSLRGLRERAALRVQGEIVYGFHTYLRSHGFTEISTPKIVSAGAEGGANLFKLDYFGEQAYLAQSPQLYKQIMVGVFERVYEVAAVYRAEEHATSRHLNEYLSLDVEMGFIEDEEDVMALQNGLLASIMERLRETCAAEFELLGATIPDVPAHIPRLPLMEARKLVTEKYGHQVGGKDLDPEAERLLSQHFAETEGSDFVFVTKYPRAARPFYTHADHNADGSLNPDLTRGYDLLFRGIEITSGGQRIHDYAMLMDSIRAYKMNPEAMTGYSEVFKFGMPPHGGFAIGAERLTAKLLGIANVRYARAFPRDRHRLTP, encoded by the coding sequence ATGACCACCGAAACCCAGCCCGCCACTCCCCCCACGCCCGCGCAGAAACTTCCCCGCACCCTGACCCGTGACCTCTCGCAGCACGACGGGCAGACCGTGCGCCTGCAGGGCTTCGTCCACGCCCGGCGTGACCTGGGCGGCGTGCAGTTCGTGGTGTTGCGCGACGTGTCCGGCGTGACCCAGTGCGTGGGCAGCGGCCTCACGCTCCCCCTGCCGGAAAGCAGCGTGGAGGTGGTGGGTACGGTCAAGGCGCATCCCAAAGCGCCGGGCGGCTATGAGGTGCAGATCGAGGATTTTCGCGTGATCAGCGCCGCCGTGGAAGCGCCGCCCCTGGAAATTCCCAAGATGGAGTGGAACGTCAACCCGGAAACCATGCTGGATTACCGCTATGTCTCTCTGCGCGGGCTGCGGGAACGGGCGGCGCTGCGGGTGCAGGGCGAGATCGTCTACGGCTTCCACACCTACCTGCGCTCACACGGTTTTACCGAGATCAGCACGCCCAAGATCGTCTCGGCGGGGGCGGAGGGCGGCGCGAATTTGTTCAAGCTCGACTACTTCGGTGAACAGGCGTATCTGGCGCAGAGTCCGCAACTGTACAAGCAGATCATGGTGGGCGTCTTCGAGCGTGTCTACGAGGTGGCCGCCGTCTACCGCGCCGAGGAACACGCCACCAGTCGCCACCTCAACGAGTACCTGTCGCTGGACGTGGAAATGGGCTTTATTGAGGACGAAGAAGACGTGATGGCCCTGCAGAACGGCCTGCTGGCGTCCATCATGGAGCGGCTGCGTGAGACCTGCGCCGCCGAATTCGAGCTGCTGGGCGCGACGATTCCTGACGTCCCGGCCCACATCCCGCGCCTTCCGCTGATGGAGGCGAGAAAACTCGTTACCGAGAAATACGGCCATCAGGTGGGGGGCAAAGATTTAGACCCGGAGGCCGAACGCCTGCTCAGCCAGCACTTTGCGGAGACGGAGGGCAGCGATTTCGTGTTCGTGACCAAGTACCCGCGCGCCGCCCGGCCCTTCTATACGCACGCGGACCATAACGCGGACGGCAGCCTGAACCCGGACCTGACGCGCGGCTACGATCTGCTGTTCCGGGGCATCGAGATCACCTCCGGCGGGCAGCGCATCCACGATTACGCCATGCTGATGGACTCGATCCGCGCCTACAAGATGAATCCCGAGGCCATGACCGGCTACTCGGAAGTCTTCAAGTTCGGCATGCCCCCGCACGGCGGCTTCGCCATCGGGGCCGAACGGTTGACCGCCAAGTTGCTGGGCATCGCCAACGTGCGCTACGCCCGCGCCTTCCCCCGTGACCGCCACCGCCTGACGCCCTGA
- a CDS encoding ATP-binding cassette domain-containing protein, whose translation MTLVELRDVTVKAGGRTLLEDVNLSLKPGEALRLFGPNGGGKTTLLRLLAGEVAPVLGTRTYVLNGARQTSAVRARRSLSVVGPDAEAFYLTRDWAQSVRDVLLAAFEGDTLKLWEATPEAETRLAEVVSLTGLDDLLERDFRTLSHGQRRRVVLARALMPRPEALLLDEFTDGLSAGARAELARVLQHVYAAGVAIVLATHRPEEAPELPWRTVRVDGGQVREAAAASPPFPASLHLPIPPGTGELIRLQDVEVWRNGHRALGPIGWTWEAGQHWLVTGENGSGKSTLARLIAGELHPALGGHIERPYLTRDLLTERRRTVGLVGAEPGIRQRRDWTGQDIIGSAWHGTEGFVPELSGQEVERVRELAAQLDLLDLLPRPAETLSQGQLRRLLLARAVAHAPTLLMLDEGLDFVDAASRDRFSALLPGLVRGGTHIMVIAHRASDAPDGLTHHLHLDGGRVASVSRLPVALAPE comes from the coding sequence ATGACGCTGGTGGAATTAAGGGACGTGACCGTGAAGGCGGGGGGACGCACCCTGCTGGAAGACGTGAATCTGAGTCTCAAGCCGGGCGAGGCGCTGCGCCTGTTCGGCCCGAATGGCGGCGGCAAGACCACGCTGTTGCGCCTGCTGGCGGGCGAGGTGGCTCCGGTCCTCGGAACGAGAACCTACGTCTTGAACGGTGCGCGACAGACCTCGGCGGTGCGGGCGCGGCGCAGTCTGTCCGTCGTCGGGCCGGACGCGGAGGCGTTTTACCTCACCCGCGACTGGGCGCAGAGTGTGCGCGACGTGCTGCTGGCGGCGTTCGAGGGCGACACGCTGAAGTTGTGGGAGGCGACACCGGAAGCGGAAACCAGGCTGGCCGAAGTCGTGTCACTTACAGGTTTAGACGATTTGCTGGAGCGAGATTTCCGTACCCTCAGCCACGGGCAGCGGCGACGGGTGGTACTGGCCCGCGCCCTGATGCCCCGGCCCGAAGCGCTGCTGCTCGACGAATTCACCGACGGCCTGAGCGCAGGCGCACGCGCGGAGTTGGCCCGCGTGCTCCAGCACGTCTACGCCGCAGGCGTCGCCATCGTCCTGGCCACCCACCGCCCGGAAGAAGCGCCGGAATTGCCGTGGCGCACCGTGCGGGTGGATGGCGGACAGGTGCGCGAGGCCGCCGCCGCCTCTCCCCCGTTTCCGGCCAGCCTGCACCTGCCTATTCCACCGGGCACAGGGGAGCTCATCCGCCTGCAGGACGTGGAGGTCTGGCGCAACGGCCACCGGGCGCTGGGGCCGATAGGCTGGACGTGGGAGGCCGGGCAGCACTGGCTGGTCACGGGTGAGAACGGCAGCGGCAAGAGCACGCTGGCCCGCCTGATTGCCGGGGAGCTACACCCCGCGCTGGGCGGCCACATTGAGCGCCCCTACCTGACGCGCGATCTGCTGACCGAACGCCGCCGCACCGTGGGCCTCGTCGGGGCCGAACCCGGCATCCGGCAGCGGCGCGACTGGACGGGCCAGGACATCATCGGCAGCGCGTGGCACGGCACCGAGGGCTTCGTGCCGGAATTGAGCGGGCAGGAAGTGGAGCGGGTGCGCGAACTCGCCGCGCAACTCGATCTGCTGGACTTGCTGCCCCGCCCCGCCGAAACGCTGTCGCAGGGACAGCTCAGACGGCTGCTGCTGGCCCGCGCCGTGGCCCACGCGCCCACGCTGCTGATGCTGGACGAGGGGCTGGATTTCGTGGACGCCGCGAGCCGCGACCGTTTCTCGGCGCTGCTGCCGGGGCTGGTGCGCGGCGGCACGCACATCATGGTGATCGCCCACCGCGCGAGCGACGCGCCGGACGGCCTGACGCATCACCTGCATCTCGACGGGGGACGGGTGGCGAGCGTGTCGCGTCTGCCTGTGGCCCTGGCGCCAGAGTAA
- a CDS encoding NfeD family protein: MGDLLPSLDRILPGHWWVLGAVLLMLEVAAPGVFFVWLALASFALGLVVFVLPLAVPLQLALFAVLSVAAVFLGKRYVGQLALGGQEGDRLNTGASRLVGRTVTVTAAIQNGTGRVRVGDSEWRATGPDTPEGAQVLIVSAEGTTLAVREISGTWV, from the coding sequence ATGGGCGACTTGCTGCCGTCTTTAGACCGCATCCTGCCCGGCCACTGGTGGGTGCTGGGCGCGGTGCTGCTGATGCTGGAGGTGGCCGCGCCAGGAGTCTTTTTCGTGTGGCTGGCGCTGGCCTCCTTCGCGCTGGGCCTCGTGGTGTTCGTGCTGCCGCTGGCGGTGCCGCTTCAACTGGCGCTGTTCGCCGTCCTGAGCGTCGCGGCCGTGTTCCTGGGCAAGCGGTATGTGGGTCAGCTGGCGCTGGGCGGCCAGGAGGGGGATCGCCTGAATACCGGGGCCAGTCGGCTGGTGGGGCGCACCGTCACCGTGACCGCCGCCATCCAGAACGGCACGGGCCGCGTGCGCGTCGGCGACAGCGAGTGGCGGGCCACCGGCCCCGACACTCCGGAAGGCGCGCAGGTGTTGATCGTGAGCGCCGAGGGCACCACGCTGGCGGTGCGTGAGATCAGTGGAACGTGGGTGTAG
- the malQ gene encoding 4-alpha-glucanotransferase, producing the protein MTQPTPTLARSSGVLLHPTSLPGPYGIGELGLYARNFVDWLADAGQKYWQVMPLGPTGYGDSPYQAFSAFAGNPYLIDLATLQGEGLLHETDFAATPAFSATKVDFGLQYIWRNQMLERAYISFVGGSAEQLAPEFEAFKTEEASWLDDYALFTALKAAHGGLPWNAWQPPVRDRQPEALEQARSDLNVSIERTKFIQFLFFRQWNAVRAYARERGIEVIGDIPIFVAMDSSDAWAGRDQFYFDDQGQPTVVAGVPPDYFSETGQLWGNPLYDWKAMQADGFAWWIERFKGSMKLFDLIRIDHFRGFAAYWEIPFPAETAMHGRWVPALGHEMFQAVRDALGVLPIIAEDLGVITPDVEKLRDDFGFPGMAVLQFAFGGGDFAVNDFLPHNLRENQVVYTGTHDNDTTRGWWGNAEEQEKHNFRVYTSSDPTEASFVPQMMRLAFESRAALAVVPLQDIFNLGSEDRMNLPGTTGDHNWTWRYRAGDLRPDLAADLRALTAETGRLNQSS; encoded by the coding sequence ATGACCCAGCCCACCCCAACCCTGGCCCGTTCCAGCGGCGTTCTGCTGCACCCCACCAGCCTGCCCGGTCCCTACGGCATCGGCGAATTGGGCCTCTATGCCCGCAATTTCGTGGACTGGCTGGCGGACGCCGGGCAGAAGTACTGGCAGGTCATGCCGCTGGGGCCAACCGGCTACGGCGACAGCCCCTATCAGGCCTTCAGCGCGTTCGCGGGCAACCCCTACCTGATCGACCTGGCCACGCTGCAGGGCGAGGGCCTGCTGCACGAGACCGACTTCGCAGCCACGCCGGCCTTCTCGGCCACCAAGGTGGACTTCGGCCTGCAGTACATCTGGCGCAACCAGATGCTGGAGCGGGCCTATATCTCGTTTGTGGGTGGCAGCGCCGAGCAGCTGGCACCCGAGTTCGAGGCCTTCAAAACGGAGGAGGCGAGCTGGCTGGACGACTACGCGCTGTTCACGGCCCTGAAGGCCGCGCACGGTGGGCTGCCCTGGAACGCGTGGCAACCGCCCGTGCGGGACCGTCAGCCGGAGGCGCTGGAGCAGGCCCGGAGCGACCTGAACGTGTCCATCGAGCGCACCAAATTCATTCAGTTTCTGTTCTTCCGGCAGTGGAACGCCGTGCGCGCCTACGCCCGCGAGCGCGGCATCGAGGTGATCGGCGACATTCCCATCTTCGTGGCGATGGACAGCAGCGACGCCTGGGCGGGCCGCGATCAGTTCTATTTTGACGATCAGGGACAGCCCACCGTGGTGGCCGGGGTGCCGCCGGACTACTTCTCGGAAACCGGGCAGCTGTGGGGCAACCCGCTGTACGACTGGAAGGCCATGCAGGCGGACGGCTTCGCGTGGTGGATCGAGCGTTTCAAGGGCAGCATGAAACTGTTCGACCTGATCCGCATCGACCACTTCCGGGGCTTCGCGGCGTACTGGGAGATTCCCTTTCCCGCCGAGACGGCCATGCACGGGCGCTGGGTCCCGGCGCTGGGCCACGAGATGTTCCAGGCCGTGCGCGACGCGCTGGGGGTTCTGCCGATCATCGCCGAGGATCTGGGCGTCATTACCCCCGACGTGGAAAAGCTGCGCGACGACTTCGGCTTTCCGGGCATGGCGGTGTTGCAGTTCGCCTTTGGTGGCGGCGACTTTGCCGTCAACGACTTCCTGCCCCACAACCTGCGCGAGAATCAGGTGGTCTACACCGGCACCCACGACAACGACACCACGCGCGGCTGGTGGGGGAATGCCGAGGAGCAGGAAAAGCACAACTTCCGGGTGTACACGTCCTCCGATCCCACGGAAGCCAGCTTCGTGCCGCAGATGATGCGCCTGGCCTTCGAGAGCCGCGCCGCACTGGCGGTGGTGCCGCTGCAGGACATCTTCAATCTGGGCAGCGAGGACCGCATGAATCTGCCTGGCACCACCGGCGACCACAACTGGACCTGGCGCTACCGGGCCGGCGATCTGCGTCCCGATCTGGCGGCGGACCTGCGCGCGCTGACGGCGGAAACGGGGCGACTCAACCAGTCCAGCTGA